CCTCGATCATTAGTTCATTTCGAACATGATCAATGCTTTGCAACCATCATAATTTTAGGAGTTTATCATGTGAGACATTATCAATGATAATCATTAATCAGCCTAAATGGACTACGTGTTGAGGAATCCAACTTACCCTTTATTTGAAGTTGGGGCAACATCAAATCTCAATCCGAGCAGGAAAAAGAAGCCAAAGATGACAAAGGCAAGGGGTCCAACATTCTCCACTTTTGAGGATATCTTGTTGGTTAAATCTTGGTTGGCCACAACAATGGATACCATATACGGGACGGAGCAAAAGGGCAATAAGTATTGGGAGAAGATTTGGAAGCACTATCATGAACAAAAGCAATATGTGGAGCCGCATCCTATCGTCACCAACCGTAATGTGGCATCTCTCTAACATCGATGGGGGGTCATTCAAGGGGACACAACTTGTGGTCGATCTCAAGGCCGACAAGAAGAGGAATGATGGCTCAAGCTCCCACCAATCAATTGATACATATTGAATGGTAAACCAAAGCGGGCCCTCAAACCGCCCGCAACCGCCCAGACTATGCGGTCTGGACGTGTTTAGCCATCCAACACGGGCCTGTATCGGTTCGTCGAGTGGTCTAGATGTACTTTTTCCGACAAACCCAGACAAACTAGGAGGGCTTTGATGTCAAAGAAGAGCAAGATGTTGTAGGGCAGAATGGAAGAGCCACCATACCAAAGGATAACCGACAAGTGATGGAAAACTAGTGGGAGAAGGCAAGGGCCTCCCGTGACACCGCGACTACAAAAATGTCCTCCATATGGACGGGCATTTTTTCTGTTAGGGAGAACATGAGAAGCACAAGCTCATGTTGAATGCGCAAAACGAGAGGATGAATTGGAACCGTAGAGGGCGGACAAGAAGCTGCACATGAAGAGGGAGAAGATCGAGTTGGAGAAGAAAGATGCGGCGACCAAAATGGAGCCCTAGAAGGCAAGACATTTGGAGAGATTGAGCTTTAGAAGGAGAGGATGCAAATTGCACTGAGACACGGATGATGCCAAGATAATGTTGGCGGACGAAACCTCTTGGATGAGCATGCAAAGAAGTGGCTTGTAGGGATAAAGAAGGAGATCAATGAAGGTAGGGAGCACGAGGCGGCGAGGGTGGCTATGGCAACAGAGGAAGGGGAGGCAAGGATGCAGGCGGAGCATGTGCCAAGCATGCATGCGGAGCAGGAGACTTTGATTTCATTTTGACAtgtccgggttgttgaactatgattTGTTTTGCTTTGTCATATTTGTTTCGAACCATTGACTTGTGATGCATTTGTAATGTAGGATTGACATGGATGGATCGCATAGATTTGAGGTCCACATTTGAGGTGTGTGGATGTGCTGCAGGCTAACTGAGGCGGGCGCATTATAGGGGGACAAATTTGCCAAATCTAGTTGTAGAtgatcttagggcatctccaaagcggACCCTCAAACTGACCACAACCGTCCGTACGACGCGGACCGGGCGTTTTTAGCCATCCAATGCGGGCTTGTGTTGGTGGACGCACTTTTTCCTGCAAAATGGAAACAAACTtggggggctttgcgggagtctggACGGCAGtcacgtaggactccgacaccaCCGGTCCAACCCAAACCCCTCCCGGACCCCGCGCATCCATCCTCCCATCTTTCTCTCCATCCATTTTCTCTCTTGCCTccgccgccgctccaccacccTGGCAGCCCCGCCACACCCTTACCGGAACTCGACAACTCCGTCTCCCCTGGCACTACTCGAGGAGGACTGCACAGATCAGGCGACGATGGCGCAAGTGGTCCTTGCAGACGTGGAGAGTGTGGAAGAGTATGTTCTAAATTTTAAGGGATCGATCAATGGTCATCGAGTGCTCAACTGCAACAGGGTGCGCGGCCGTTCAACACTGATGGACGACTACTTTGCCCCGGATGCCCTATTCGCTAACAATTTTCGCCACCTCTTCCAAATACGAAAAAATGTTTTCGATTGTCCCTACCATGGCGTCCGTTCCTTTAatgactacttcatcttgaagaaggatgTCATAGGAAGGATTGTgttctctggttaccagaagtgcacggccgcactgcagatgcttgcatatggcacagtAGCTGATTCGTGGGACGAATACCTACGGATGTTTGAGAGCACATGTGGAGATGTCATGTTAAGATTTGATACTGCCGTGGTCTCGGTGTTTGGACCATAGTACCtgagggtgtgtttggtagggtgcatgGAGGGTGCATGAGGGCAAAAGTTCTCAATCCGACCCACTTTTGCTTGTTTGGTAGGATGCACAGGCTCACCTGAGCTATGTCCATCTCATGCATAAAAGGGCCCTCAGCCATGCTCATCTCATGCACCCCAAACAGGGTGCACGAAGGCAGCCATGCTGGTCGTGACCCTCGTCCCCACCCACCAGATCACGTTCAGATATGTttatatttcaaaaaatgttcataatttcaaattTTATTCAAATTTCCAAAAAATATTAAGAATTACAAAAATTgtttaaatttcaaaaaagttcagaatttcatttttttgaaaaagttcaacatTTCAAAATTgtttgaattttcaaaaaatgttctgaatttcaaaatttgtttgaattttcaataaatgttttaaaaattaaaaaaatcagaattttgaaaaaaaacagaATTTAAAAAAGTTAATTTTTTATAAAATTtttaaattttgtttaaattttcaaaagttcagaatttcaaatatgttcaaaattttaaaatatgtttagaatttcaaattttaattaattttgaaaaaatgtttagaattttaaattttgtttaaattttcaaaatatgtttaaatttgttttCATGTTATTTCAATTTTGTTCATCATTCAAAAAATTAGAATTTAAAATTGTTCAGCATGTCTAAACACATGCAGGCTGCCAAACAATGTCTCAGCTCAACATGTCTCAGCGCATACATCGCTGCCAAACAACAGCAACTGCATGGACTCAGCATGTTTACACTCAGCATGTATGAGAGGAGAACAACTAGGCTAGGTCCATACATACTACCAAACACACCTTGAGAGAACCAACTATGGCAAACACCAAGAGGGTCTTAACAATGTCTGAAGCAAGAGGGGTGGTCAGGTTTGCTCGGATCTCGGTGACCTTGTgagaggtgatgacatgttgtctgatcatgcacaacatgattgttGAGGATGAGAGCGAGGATGCTATCGTGGGGcttgaatttgagaacatgggtgaacTTTCAAACCAGAATCCGGCCACATTTGATGAGtttgttcaaatgcatcaacaaattccgCTTCGAGCAATTGAAGAAAGATCTAATTGAGCATGTATTTGACCAAAAATATATGAAGTATATGGTACAAAAAGTATATTATTGAATTTACATTTGAAACATGTTTtcaatgatactccctccgttcttatttagtctgcatattagctttggttaaagtcaagctttgtaaattttgacaaagtttataaacaaaaatattaacatatataataacaaatcaatatcattagattcgttattgaatgtactttcacatcatatagatttgttacgataaatatattttttctataaacttggtcaaactttacgaagtttgacttctatcaaacctaatatgcagagtaaataaaaacgaagggagtacaatttttgtGACATACATcttacattttattagttaaatttatgatcaaacttTGGCTCAAAATAAAAGAAGGCCTAATGAACTCGGACGGATGAAGTATCGTTGGTGCCGCCCGGAGCATTTGGAGGCACCAACGCCTGTAGCCTTCGTCATTCTGATCTCGGTTTTACTGATCACTATACTGCCGGACCTGTGATACTGTATATGCAAGCTGGAATGGTGTTACTTCCTGGATTGTATTAAGGACTACGTTCTACTCCGTATAAACCTCAATATTACTTATACATTATGCATTACATCAGTGTTATAGTCCCTCggtcccttcgttccaaattacttgacCCGTATTTATCTAGacacggatgtatctagacactaAACAAGTATTTAGACAAATTCAAAGTCAACTAATTCGGAACGGAGAGAGTATTTTCCTTTTCTACCGTCCCAGTGCCTAAATGGCCGCATGCACTCATTTGGACGGTAATTAGTTGGTTGTAGATACATGAATTGGACACATTTGGGCAAGATCTAAAGCAATACCAGCTGCATCTGCTTATAAAAGATAGGTACAACCAATTACTCTCATGCGCAAGAAGTAATTTCATAAGCTCAAGACTTTTTAATTCATCAAAAAGGTATGTCCTGCATACTATTAAGAAAACCATCTGATTCGTTCACACATCTGGAAAGGGCATAGCGGCCCAACAACCAGCAAATTAAAAACAGAGAAACCAAAGCATATCGGGTAGAATCTACTCAACACTGCTCTGAAGCGAACATCAATCCAATTCCAATTGCTACAACTTTTCTCACATGGCTGGACAGCTGTTTGGTGATCGGATAAAGAGACAAAGGGGTACCTTGAGCATTGAATTATAAGATAGTAGCAAATATACAAACACAGCCAACAAACAAGAATTAAGAAGGGGCTTTCCACAATGATTTGCTATAAGCTGCTATAATAGGCAATAAACAATCAATCTACTTAATTTCCAGTTCAAAATGGATGAAACATGCTTACACTCAACCTGGTATACATTGAACAAGATGAACATACTCATGTATAACTAATTTGCCTAGAACCAAACAGATGTGACAGAGAACTCAACAAGACAGTCAGAACACAACTACAGACCCCACGAAACTAACCTTTATATCCAAACATCAGCCACCCTTCATATCCAAGTTGGGCCAACAACTTCATCAAGAATTATCGCAGATTGCTGTGATTCTCAAACGGGGTGGTTGCTCCGGTTCCGCACTCCTTTTCCAGAATGCTCGCCGCCACCATACCTCGAACCCTCTCTGAATGTTTGGGCAGTCCTCCCCAGAGTTGAGGAACCGATTAAACCACGCAAGAAAGATCTCCTGCTGAGTTGCAAGTGGCAGTGTCAGGATCGTGTTTGCCAGCCCTTCCTCAATCAAATGTCGGTCAAGGCCCTTGCATGCTCGCCGCATCCACCCAAAGTCCTCATAGAACGGCTCAAGCCAGGTACTCAGGAGCTGTGAGCGGGCCTCCTTGGACACTAAGATCTGTCCTTTGCCAACCCCGACGAAAAGCCTTGCAGTCACTCGGCTCACTTCATAGCGATGTATAGCTGGAAGTTTACCGTGCATCTCTGCCAACTCATTCTGCATTGCCCATGTCCTCAAGAAGTCTTCGGCAATCTGGCGCTCAACAAGGATGTCAAGCATCCAATGCAGGTTATCAGCCTGCCTTGCAATCTGCGTTACCTCCGATTGGTCACCTCCTGCAGCCCTCACAAATTGCTCGCGCAGCAGGCACAGGCAGCCATTGCATGCCGAATAGAGTGACTCCTTGCGGAGGTCACCACCAATGGCTCCGCCACGCGATGCGCTGTTCTCTCTTAGCATTTTGGAGACCAGACCCTTCATCTCCCTCCTTGCCTTCTCGTCTTTGCCCTCCAGGACAACCTGCAGGAGCCTGACTAACACCTCTTCACCACCACCCACACTACAGCCGCCATTGCAATTTGCTCCCGTTTCAACCTCCTCGGTCACTACAGAAGGTGTCAACTCCAGGGAGACCCTCTTAAGAACCTCCCCAGCGCCTGAGTTCTCAAGATGCAGCTGCGTCAACAATGCCGCCACTTTCTCGTCATCATCCTCCGCCCACGGAGCCGCCTCCAAATACTCCAAGCAAGACAGCACTCCAGCGTCGAACACGATAGCTGCGGACACCTACAGAAAGAAGGTGGAAATTAAGGACCAAAAGCAAAATGATGCCAATTGACCATTAGACATGAGGAAAAGAAGAAAGGGGCCGCGGCCGTACCTTCAAAATGCCGAGGACCTTGGCCACATCCTCCCTCATGAGCCTCCTCCGGAGATCCTTGCAGTACATGAGGCGCAGCGTCTCGACGTACACCTCGACGTCGTCGCAGTCGGAGATCTCGACGATGTGGGGCAGCGTGCGCTGCTGCTTGGACCAGCGGTCGGAGAGCTTGGCGGCGAAGAACCTGCTGTGGGCGACGAGTATGTGGCGGTGCACGCAGAGCGTGAGGGAGAGGCCGTCCTTGGAGCTgagggtgaggcgcacgtcggagGAGTCGGCGTCGTTGAACTGGTTCCCGGGGCTGCAGCTGCcgatgagctcggcgacgcggtcctGGAGCAGCGCCTGGCGGTCCATGGAGCGCGCGGGGGCGAGCGGgtggtgcgggtgcgggtgcggcggggcggagtgggcggcggcggcggcggagcggggctGGTAGTCCTGCTCGTTGGCCATCATGTCGAAGAGGGTGGGGCTGGAGCGCGTCTTGTcgatgggcagcggcggcggggacatGGGGTTGAGGAGGCCGGCGTTGAGCGCGGAGTTGNNNNNNNNNNNNNNNNNNNNNNNNNNNNNNNNNNNNNNNNNNNNNNNNNNNNNNNNNNNNNNNNNNNNNNNNNNNNNNNNNNNNNNNNNNNNNNNNNNNNNNNNNNNNNNNNNNNNNNNNNNNNNNNNNNNNNNNNNNNNNNNNNNNNNNNNNNNNNNNNNNNNNNNNNNNNNNNNNNNNNNNNNNNNNNNNNNNNNNNNNNNNNNNNNNNNNNNNNNNNNNNNNNNNNNNNNNNNNNNNNNNNNNNNNNNNNNNNNNNNNNNNNNNNNNNNNNNNNNNNNNNNNNNNNNNNNNNNNNNNNNNNNNNNNNNNNNNNGCACCAGGAGGAGAGGTCGTGGGGAACGAGGTGGGAGTGGGAGGGGGGCGGGGGCGAGGGCTTcttcgggtgcgggtgcgggtgcggccTGCTGGATCTGGAGGAAGCGGCCATAGGTAGGAGTGGTGATCGTTCGGTTATTTCTTTTTCCGGGTGCGGGGTGGGGGCGCGCGTCGCGTCGCGTGGGGTGGCGTGGGGATTCTCGCTGCGCGAGGGCAGTCGGGCACGAGGAGGAGCGCTTGTCGCTTTTTGTTGAGGCGTGGTGGGGAGTGGTGATGGCTGTATCGCCCCGAGGGGACCACCTTTTGCCCGTGCCGATGAGCTATACGGCAGCCGGGGCGGAGCAACGAGTGAATGAATGCTGGCGTGGGGTACGCTTCTGAACCAGAAtgccggcgccggcggccggccTCTTCTCGCCGCCGCGCCGCTGAGGCCAACTCAACCGCGCGACCCATCCTGTCCGCGTGCGTCCGTTTAGGGTAAAACAAACGAATCAGATGGTCCACTGCGCGGGAGCAAACGAATATTTGTCTGTTTTCTGTCCGATTTCGACTCATTCCTggcccaagtttgcgccgattttagggtgaaacggacagcgcgcggacaCGCGCGCTTGTTCTTCCCTGGCCCGTCTGTCGATGGCACAAAGCACTCCTCCCTCCCCCCGCGCGCGTCTCATTTGGCGCCATTTTCCTCAAACCCTCCCATgtcccgccccctccctcccccgtccATGACCGACGCCTAGCCGGATTCCGGCGGCCTCGCCGTCGACCCGCCCTGGAAAGGTCAAGAAGAAGCCGGCCAAGGCGTCAAAGAAGCTGCGGTCGAAGTGCACGTCGGAGGAGCTCatcaagttggacgcggaatcggtGAAGAGGAGAAACCGGAGGGCGGTCGTCAAGGgcaatgccgccgcggccaagttcgccgccgagcgcgatgcgatggaggccgcgcggcgcaaggccgaggtcgaggagaaggaggccatcgtcaacaaagcgcacgtcCTCCTCATGCTTGGCATTTGTCGTCCGGCGGGTTTCTCTGCAGTGGtcgtcggcccggcgagcacaggctcgtcggtcgcccggcctccGCACTGCCCGTCGCCGACGTCGCGGACCACGCCTATGTCGCCCGGCTTTCCCCCGTCGAGGCACGACGGCTAGACCCGTTTCTCGAGGTCGCCAACGTTGGCGTGATCGCGCCGTCCACCTCACGCCCCTCGGCCGTCATCAACGTCAACGTCATGCCTGGGTCTAGCAGCGGCAGTCGaccgtccgtcgagatgcaaagaaagcaaacACGGCCACCGTTTACGGGCGCCATGTCGTCCCCCCGTGTCTTGTTCGATggaatgccaacaccaacgccatcgatcgacgaccccttctacaaccagttcatggaagatgtgatctacgagggtgggcatggccgtgcctacaatcccgacgagacccaaagtcaggatggccgcgcccaATACGTTGCCGATGAAGATGCCGACGACTGTGCTAACTatgaccatggtgactcgtggcatgaaaacgatgacatctattgcgaaggtgatggtgatgaagatgaaggCAATGATATTGATATTGatggcgagccattgttcatcgatgagctcacccaaagagcggaagcacaaaagaggaggaagagcattcgcacgggttcatatacacaagaggaggacaagttgatttgccaatgttgaatggagattagccaagatacGAGGATCGGCGCGCAACAAAAGGACCTtattttttggacgagagtccacaaaacatttcatgaaaggaagatgtttgagccctaccaaattacaagcaaTCGTGGCATCACCTCGATTCAAAAAGAGGTAGTTATttatccaacaagagtgcaacaagtattgcgccgcatttgagagcgttgaagcacggcccgtTAGTGATCTCAgtgttggggacatggtatgctctcctcatCCTAGTCCTTCCCTTGCTACGGCCACAAGACTTCGgccttgtatatgtttgcatgttcagttgttgttgatcatgtggtgtaggcattacaatctttggaagcattcaaggcctggcacaatgacaagccattcactcttacgcattgttgggcGATCATCAACAACTGCTCTAAGTTCAAGAATCAATACCGTAaacttcaaaggaagagaggcaagaagacgtCCAAGTTCTCTgaaggtggagatggcgaggcgttgaagaggccgaggggcaagaccaactccaagatggACGACATACGTGATacctcatccatggccttgcatgagactttgtATGGCATGATGTTTCAAAAGGATGTGATAAACGAGAAGAAGCGgtaaagcaaggacgagcaaatgaagtaATACCTAGAGCTCcaaaggaagaagcttgagatggagggggcggccaagaagaggaagatcgacatggagggagcctcccggcaaaggcagctcgacatcgaggcggccaatgtcaaggccaggcagaggcagctcgacatcgaggccaccaatgccgcaaccAAAACAAAGGAGATgacccttgcgatcatgagcgtggacttgaccaagatgagcgagaagacgaggaGCTGGTTTGAGGTCAGGCGGAAAGAGATCTTCGACGCCGACGGCCTGAGCTAGGTCGTCCGATCGACAGTGGCCtttctttttggaggctggcatgggtgccgcttGCTGGGCCGCTGGCTGTGTGCGGCGAGAAACACATTCATTTTGAAGGCTGTCTGTATTGCCGGCCGCTGACTGTGTTGACGACGATCAAACTATTCAGCGAGGATGTGTAGGTCACTGGCTCTGTTGCCGATATGAACTAGGGCCGCTGGCCTGAACTATAGTTTGGTATTTCAAACGTTGTTATCTTTTTAAAATGAAGGCGGACAAGATGGGGCCAAAGGATGCGGCCGCACGCTGGACGTACGGCCACCGCATCTCAGGATACGCCCGGATATGATCCTATCGTCCTACCCAAATAAACAGAATTCAGGCAAAGCGGATAtctgtttggggtcgcgcggtggagtttgCATGAGGGGTGCATGGATGATGAGGATCTTGTGCAACTGTGCCACGGAAAGCAAAATCCGACAATTAATAGGGCCGGCATTAAAACGCGCAAGAGAGTACTTATATGGTTAATACTATTAGTTCATCCATGCAAACCCAAATGTTAGTTTTGTTTTATGCTGCGAGATAGAAGCATACTACACTGCGTTGTACGCAAATTGCCCGGATGCTTTCGCTGGACGCACGGAGACGACACCCAGGCAGCCAGATCACCGCTTCCGGTCTGCCTTTCTTCCGGAGTTAACTGACATTGCTGGATCGAGGGATCCACCACGATGGCAATACGGCATCCATTGTCTGTAAAGGCCGCCATTACCTGCCAAAATGACACCCAAGCAGAAACCAAACCATATAAAACACATTATTCCTGCGGGTTCAGACTTGGAGTTGATACACGCCATATTACAGGCCAAGCAAAAACAAAAGGCAACTGAGGAAACAGTCACTGCTTAAGGTCTCTTTAATTCAaaggatttttataggatttttgaaggattaaaatccttaggaatttttcctacttTGGTCGTTTAATTCGTAGGATtgaattttgtaggattttttccTAAGGATTTATTTGTACTGCatttcacaggaattctaacatccactccaacctcttgaaagaaatcctttgcTTTCCTCAtgccacaatcaaacaaactcaaatcttatagggatccaatgaacatgccattTCATTCCtacgtttttcctattcctgtgtttttacaatcctacgaatcaaagaggcccttagtacTCCCTCGTCTCATAGTGTGAGAAAACATCCTACATTTTAAGACAGAGAGAATACTCCCATTTCCTGCGTCTCTTCACCGTCTTAGGCTTGTTTGGGACATCACCGGATCCTGGACGGCTGGACAAGGCAACATCCCATGTGGAAAAGAACGGCCTGTGAATCGGTTAGCAACAGCGTACGTGGGGGAAATCCAGAGGCAATCGACCATAGAGGACTTGTGGGAGCAGATAAATCCAGCTAACATTCATTAGTGCTCAATGCGTAGAATGCTTTAAGCTACCAGGCAGTTTCTGATGGCTGATGCAATGTCACCTGCTCATGTCCAGGTCTCCAGGACACGCTGCTTGTGCGTATGTCCCCGGGAAATCATTCATGATCCAGGTGGAGTGTCGGAACCTTTTGGAGTCTGGACAGTTTGAAATCGTAGAATGTCTGACGATCTAGTGATGCCTTGGCCCCAACAAGGAAACCATGATGGAACCACCGCTGGTGGCTGAGATTTCACCTCCAGAACCAAAGCATCAGGATGTATTGCGTGAACATGAAAGCGCTAAATCGGAATAGAGACAAGCGGAGCGCGGTTCAAATGGTGTTGTTCGTTGTGGTGAAACCAGCCCACCAGGATTACTCCCAGTACTCGCATTTTTTAAGATTTGTTTTAGTTTTTCCGCCGGTGCTCGTTCAGTGAAAAGAGACGTTTCGATCAACTACGAGGCTCGGTACCTCGAACGTGCTTACATGGGTAGATTGTACGTGCATACGTTTATAGAGGTAAGTATGTGATCATCTCcaattgtactgtgttaaaaaatcaaaaaaaaaggaaaaaatcataaggtcGCGTACTATTTTTTTTAATGAGAGGGGTTCCCCCCGGCCCCAACTTTTATTAAAGCAAAGGCCAAAGCATGGCATCCAGGCTGTTTAACAGCTCTCGGCGACAACCAAAGTAGCTGCCATAGACATACATAAGGGTTCAAACTACCATATTACATTTTTCTAGCCTTACAGGGCAAGAAAGGTGGTAGGGCCGATTTCTATAGTTTTAACCGCATTGGCCTCCCACACCGGAAGCTGCACGCAGTTGTGCGCCGCGATTCGGGAGTTGCTCTTGCACGCGCCCAGCGCCATGTACAGTCGAGCAAACGCACGTGGTGCTAGTGGTTGGACCGACCCATTTTCCTTTGTCATTTTTTTCTATTCCATGTTTTTCTTTGACTTTTGATTGGGTCTCCAGCTTTTTCACTTCATGTTTTCAATTGAGATTTTGTGTTTTTTCATTCATGTTTTTCTTCAAATTTTTGAAtgttctttcattcatgaacactTTTAAATTTCTTAAACAGCTATTTCAACTAGTGCACaacttttaaaattcacaaacatatGTTAAATgtcgaacttttttcaaattgatgcaGACTTTAAAATTTTGTGTACTTTTCTTAATTTTTTCATTTAAAAGATCATGAATACTTTTATTTATAAAGCATGTTAGCATTGTTTTTTAATTTATGAGCATATTTAGATTAATAAAATAAGAAGTGGAACTAAAATAGAAAATTAATAAAAGTAGAAAAAGGAAAACTGTACAAAAAGGGAAATCCAAAGAACAAAAAAAACCAAATGAAGAGAAAAAACGGGTGCAAGCTAGCCCAACGGCACGCGCCTATGCTATGTCAGACTATTCCTTGCAGTGAGTGACGAATAAGAATGACATACTATTCTTTGCCCATACCAAGCGGATGCACCGACCCAATAACTTTTTTTTGGGAGGATTATGGACCCAATAACTCGTATTGTTGGGGAAAAAATGGTCTACCAACTTGAGACCTCCTAACTGGCACTTATGGGACTTCCTATCTGCCGCATTTTCCGGCAGAATGTCGAAGGTTCGCATAGGTTAGtcgcccgactgggccggcccacgaaggCAGCACGCGGTGTAAAAATGCAACGAAAAACTCAGAGCGATAGCTGGGATTCAAGCTCACGATCGTGCTCTTGTATACAAACCTAACCACTACGACTGATTCATCTTTGTGGTAAAATGGCAATGCAGATACTTTAGAACTAGTCACACCAGTTGATTCGCATTATTTTTCCTTTTTAATATTTTCTTGtaaattctgaatattttt
The window above is part of the Triticum aestivum cultivar Chinese Spring chromosome 2A, IWGSC CS RefSeq v2.1, whole genome shotgun sequence genome. Proteins encoded here:
- the LOC123189989 gene encoding BTB/POZ domain-containing protein At1g63850 (The sequence of the model RefSeq protein was modified relative to this genomic sequence to represent the inferred CDS: added 293 bases not found in genome assembly), whose product is MAASSRSSRPHPHPHPKKPSPPPPSHSHLVPHDLSSWCCAPHPAPSTSHFHSSARGAAGPMDHPPPQPQPAAGASSYASPNPPSYTQPQSYPSSYTKFNSALNAGLLNPMSPPPLPIDKTRSSPTLFDMMANEQDYQPRSAAAAAHSAPPHPHPHHPLAPARSMDRQALLQDRVAELIGSCSPGNQFNDADSSDVRLTLSSKDGLSLTLCVHRHILVAHSRFFAAKLSDRWSKQQRTLPHIVEISDCDDVEVYVETLRLMYCKDLRRRLMREDVAKVLGILKVSAAIVFDAGVLSCLEYLEAAPWAEDDDEKVAALLTQLHLENSGAGEVLKRVSLELTPSVVTEEVETGANCNGGCSVGGGEEVLVRLLQVVLEGKDEKARREMKGLVSKMLRENSASRGGAIGGDLRKESLYSACNGCLCLLREQFVRAAGGDQSEVTQIARQADNLHWMLDILVERQIAEDFLRTWAMQNELAEMHGKLPAIHRYEVSRVTARLFVGVGKGQILVSKEARSQLLSTWLEPFYEDFGWMRRACKGLDRHLIEEGLANTILTLPLATQQEIFLAWFNRFLNSGEDCPNIQRGFEVWWRRAFWKRSAEPEQPPRLRITAICDNS